One window of Ignavibacteriota bacterium genomic DNA carries:
- a CDS encoding DUF3788 family protein: MLTDPRVFPDDSIIAQALGKTHTLWRTFFQELHAAHPALEAEWRYYNDGKRWLMKITHKKKTVVWLGIQDGHFRITAYLTEKVRAAVEASDLSDDCKEQFAHSKRYGKLIAVSVPFKKKGAVKEGLALVGLKLSLK, translated from the coding sequence ATGCTTACCGACCCCCGGGTCTTTCCGGACGACAGCATCATCGCGCAAGCCCTCGGGAAGACCCACACCTTGTGGCGGACATTCTTTCAGGAACTGCATGCGGCCCATCCGGCCCTCGAAGCCGAATGGCGGTACTACAACGACGGCAAGCGATGGCTCATGAAGATCACGCACAAGAAGAAGACCGTGGTCTGGCTGGGCATCCAGGACGGACACTTCCGCATCACCGCATATCTCACCGAGAAGGTCCGCGCCGCGGTCGAGGCGAGCGATCTCTCCGACGACTGCAAGGAGCAATTCGCACACAGCAAGCGCTACGGAAAACTGATCGCCGTGTCCGTGCCGTTCAAAAAGAAGGGGGCTGTGAAGGAAGGACTGGCGCTCGTGGGCCTGAAGCTGTCTCTGAAGTAG
- a CDS encoding glycosyltransferase family 39 protein, whose protein sequence is MMTGLHPRRISRPALALLLPATVQLLIHLFFATGYGLGGDELYAIACSNTPAAGYVDLAPAPVLLLALQRTIGGDALIAIRFVPAVIAAVAVYFTGLIARRMGAGAYGQFLAALCALIAPALLVAGHVATPFGFAVLWWTIGTYVVVRLLQENTRLWVDPARPRERGRAPLQLQHGILRRGGIPCGRPYAAPQAASHDLALGRCRHCGGDDDPVGALAVGACVADHRVDERGLRPPCIGNAHPGCPHRSGEAPSSADHRGLAARPRRTLLRPALPSMESHRLDVHCHAILMIAVAMEPHYLVPAAAGLFAAGAVLVEKVLARSWMRVTTVVVLVLAGVATLPMGLPVLPARTFIDYEKMSGFRMTMGNAECTDRLPGYYGTMFGRKELATVMNAVFTTMPPEERGRYGIFCETAVQAASLDFYGKDYNLPAAVSGDRQYWYRGPGGYTGDRLVVVGVNEEDLRTLFGEVHLRMRFRDEYLHPGNGMTPVWLVGRPAQPLEKAWTQLWTIR, encoded by the coding sequence ATGATGACCGGCCTTCACCCCCGGCGGATCTCCCGTCCGGCACTGGCACTCCTCCTTCCGGCCACGGTACAACTTCTCATCCATCTTTTCTTTGCCACAGGGTACGGACTCGGCGGCGACGAGCTGTATGCGATCGCGTGCAGCAACACTCCTGCCGCCGGTTATGTGGACCTCGCGCCTGCGCCGGTCCTCCTTCTTGCGCTCCAACGAACGATCGGCGGGGATGCGCTCATCGCGATCCGTTTCGTTCCTGCCGTGATCGCTGCCGTGGCCGTGTACTTCACCGGACTGATCGCGCGCAGGATGGGGGCCGGAGCCTATGGACAATTCCTTGCGGCCCTGTGCGCGCTCATCGCCCCGGCCCTTCTCGTCGCCGGACACGTTGCCACGCCGTTCGGTTTCGCCGTTCTGTGGTGGACGATAGGGACCTATGTTGTGGTCCGCTTACTGCAAGAGAACACGCGGCTCTGGGTGGATCCTGCTCGGCCTCGTGAGCGGGGCCGGGCTCCTCTGCAGCTTCAGCATGGCATTCTTCGTCGTGGCGGCATTCCTTGCGGTCGCCCTTACGCCGCTCCGCAAGCAGCTTCTCACGATCTGGCCCTGGGCCGGTGCCGCCACTGCGGTGGTGATGATGATCCCGTGGGCGCTCTGGCAGTCGGCGCATGCGTGGCCGACCATCGAGTGGATGAGCGTGGCCTACGGCCGCCATGCATCGGCAATGCCCATCCTGGATGTCCTCATCGATCAGGTGAAGCTCCTTCATCCGCTGACCATCGTGGTCTGGCTGCCAGGCCTCGGCGCACTCTGCTTCGCCCGGCCCTTCCGTCCATGGAGAGCCATCGGCTGGATGTACATTGCCACGCCATCCTCATGATCGCCGTGGCAATGGAGCCGCACTATCTTGTGCCGGCGGCCGCCGGACTGTTCGCCGCGGGTGCGGTGCTTGTTGAGAAGGTCCTTGCGCGGTCCTGGATGCGCGTGACAACGGTGGTGGTACTGGTGCTGGCGGGCGTTGCCACGCTCCCGATGGGCCTTCCGGTGCTCCCCGCGCGCACGTTCATCGACTACGAGAAGATGAGCGGATTCCGGATGACGATGGGGAACGCCGAATGCACCGACCGTCTGCCGGGGTACTACGGCACGATGTTCGGACGCAAAGAGCTCGCCACCGTGATGAATGCGGTGTTCACCACCATGCCTCCCGAAGAGCGGGGGCGGTACGGCATCTTCTGTGAAACGGCAGTGCAGGCAGCCTCACTGGACTTCTACGGGAAGGACTATAACCTCCCCGCTGCGGTGTCCGGCGACAGGCAGTACTGGTACCGCGGCCCCGGAGGGTACACCGGCGATCGGCTCGTTGTGGTGGGGGTGAACGAAGAAGATCTGCGCACGCTGTTCGGTGAGGTCCATCTCCGCATGCGGTTCCGTGACGAATACCTGCATCCGGGGAACGGCATGACGCCGGTCTGGCTTGTGGGGCGCCCCGCGCAACCGCTGGAGAAAGCCTGGACCCAGTTGTGGACGATACGGTAG
- a CDS encoding TetR/AcrR family transcriptional regulator has product MRKLIVETATQILVEEGIDQVSIRRIADRIEYSPGTIYLYFEDKDDILYEAHLDAFSAFLDAEMTVANIPDPLDRLQALGRVYVDFALKNQQKYDLMFLIPVPRIQNKEKYDWSVSIRTYQVLRTIVEECIAAGRIKPNHPDVIAMGIWSTVHGLASLIIRQRIPMVDKELVTRMVDPVLTYLMESLKP; this is encoded by the coding sequence ATGCGGAAGCTGATCGTCGAGACAGCAACGCAGATCCTCGTCGAGGAAGGCATCGATCAGGTCTCCATCCGCCGTATCGCCGACCGTATCGAATACAGCCCGGGCACCATCTATCTGTACTTCGAAGACAAGGACGATATCCTCTACGAAGCGCACCTCGATGCTTTCAGCGCTTTCCTGGATGCCGAGATGACCGTCGCCAACATCCCCGATCCCCTCGATCGGCTGCAGGCACTCGGCCGGGTGTACGTCGACTTCGCGCTCAAGAATCAGCAGAAGTACGATCTGATGTTCCTCATCCCCGTGCCCCGCATCCAGAACAAAGAGAAATACGACTGGAGCGTGAGCATCAGGACATATCAGGTCCTCCGCACGATCGTCGAAGAATGCATAGCCGCGGGGCGCATCAAGCCGAACCACCCGGATGTCATCGCCATGGGTATCTGGTCCACGGTCCATGGACTCGCTTCACTCATCATCAGGCAACGGATCCCCATGGTGGATAAGGAACTTGTCACAAGAATGGTGGATCCTGTCCTCACGTATCTCATGGAATCCCTCAAGCCTTGA
- a CDS encoding tetratricopeptide repeat protein, translating into MTITRHRLSLLALLCGIAVCAPLRSSGQTHADSGRAQFFQLQYADALASFERAVSKDPSDIEARSWCAETLRRLGRPADALRTAREAIRMGGCSSLAHCVIAQAGAVDEDTVRVHARAAIACDPSDPNPWLMLCGEGMKRNDPVLHDSAITMMRTTGFFTPAALAWGRAELRTLPPDAVLITAGDMDTYPALAVQITEGFRTDVTVIEQEHAGIDWAQRFYGQQKHLSFPRAEAALSGGNDTATSRPALPGSAERAFHALLEARRQREFSRPIALALTLDPQFLASEREEFRLNGTYLLHVPGAHAAPPDTAALRACLDAIVPEEFGDHGQVHGTGALSGDSTPTDLPGSLPNCTGRTPVNSQRPDGSQRRTRCAAGQRPISV; encoded by the coding sequence ATGACCATCACACGACACCGTCTGTCGCTGCTTGCCCTCCTCTGTGGCATCGCCGTGTGCGCGCCGCTGCGTTCGTCTGGCCAGACGCACGCCGACAGTGGACGCGCACAGTTCTTCCAGTTGCAGTATGCTGATGCCCTGGCGTCATTCGAACGTGCGGTGAGCAAGGATCCGTCGGACATAGAAGCCCGCTCGTGGTGCGCAGAGACACTCCGTCGCCTGGGAAGACCCGCGGATGCACTCCGGACGGCACGCGAGGCCATTCGCATGGGAGGTTGTTCCTCCCTCGCACATTGCGTGATCGCGCAGGCTGGCGCCGTCGACGAGGACACTGTCCGTGTGCATGCACGCGCAGCCATTGCCTGCGATCCCTCCGACCCGAATCCGTGGTTGATGCTCTGCGGCGAGGGGATGAAACGGAACGATCCCGTCCTGCACGACAGCGCCATCACCATGATGCGCACGACGGGGTTCTTTACGCCTGCAGCCCTTGCGTGGGGGCGCGCTGAACTGCGCACGCTGCCACCGGATGCGGTGCTCATCACTGCCGGCGACATGGACACGTATCCGGCCCTGGCCGTACAGATCACTGAAGGCTTCCGTACGGATGTGACGGTGATAGAACAAGAACACGCGGGCATCGATTGGGCTCAACGGTTCTACGGCCAGCAGAAGCATCTGAGCTTTCCCCGCGCGGAGGCCGCGTTGTCTGGAGGAAATGACACGGCCACTTCACGGCCGGCCCTGCCGGGATCTGCTGAACGGGCTTTCCACGCGCTGCTTGAAGCCCGCAGGCAGAGGGAGTTCTCGCGCCCCATCGCCCTTGCACTGACGCTGGATCCGCAGTTCCTTGCGTCCGAGAGAGAAGAATTCCGGTTGAACGGTACCTACCTCCTTCATGTGCCGGGCGCGCATGCCGCACCGCCTGACACTGCGGCTCTCCGCGCCTGCCTCGATGCGATCGTGCCGGAAGAGTTCGGGGATCATGGACAGGTGCACGGGACCGGAGCCCTGTCAGGCGATTCTACTCCGACGGACTTGCCGGGATCATTGCCGAATTGTACGGGACGTACGCCGGTGAACTCGCAAAGGCCGGACGGATCGCAGAGGCGAACGAGGTGCGCCGCAGGGCAGAGGCCTATATCCGTGTGA
- a CDS encoding VCBS repeat-containing protein, with protein MLSRRNALWLTCILACTVHLSFAHSWITSVSPPPYSVAALPDANISVVFTQAIDPASLVDSAVVVWGHMSGLHVRSLSYDPGTMTLTIDPTTDLMAGERVDVMLTPWLRNAGGAPIPAFLWTFETTAANGSSSFDVQTFEGRTPQGAHMLLHDFTQDGIADIEIVDRHQTNRCVSFYEYPAMGSWQMPAPRVYSDHLPRWLAVGDLDRVPPAEFVFAKDDHEELTSIMTWPPYGYWTADPIRVGFDASRVQMEDLTGDGLSDIIVAYEARDTVRVFKGIGGRKVDSACVAMRVATPSRTIVIDVDLDGDLDLVMVSRGETVLRMFRNDGTGAFTGPSDISVGAVTDDVAAADMNHDGWPDLVCVSGTTNTLTVLTNQNGASFHAGLSSRTGGTGSIGLLVHDWNIDGVPEVSVINVSSRTVSVFVNNGSGSLTRQAIVSLPLTPVDWAVVDWDRDGDLDILLLNELTTEMTLLKNRSGAPRIAVDRDTCAFGGVAPGSTRTFALKVKNVGGTSDLVVQAGAPADPRFTVSPSALRITPDDSATVSISFTPTTVAPYASSLILAHNDSTLDTLTIPLSGYGLAVRQALPRTSSVWQAGALRCSVVFAAPMDIGSFTNTTIVAYGTRSGRHILASLMPAPDGSSVVFDLVEGFFVEEVVTVTLTRGLRLASGAAIVEPYSWSVRLHAPGGSGIFGNAQVIKELTLPMEIHCGDLNRDGLEDLSIRGGYEHSLSYLFGQGSTWAPVGGPGSVGGASMGDLAGEGGVGSLYGDWTSATFAWRYQDPYTGMMLEKFASLGALPDFPSSSMACDLDGNGALDAFFCITWEMRLTGFLNDGALHFTPINTFVDNAPLRAVPADFNGDGLTDVAVTTGGTGDVKFLMNSGGGILKEVSRYHVGPTAMPIVIADFNRDGMMDVAAAPTDGYVVSVLINRGDFRFDQSLLGAAGNPRDLVTADLNGDGSSDLAAVTQDTGSLTVWENDGSGEFTETLKWKVGAKAFGIQAVDHGHDGRTDLLVTADGYLFLFENMAPVPEIAVDQTMISFPNLPLDSSASATITIENTGGSGTLHVSAMNAGDPVYSIATPAGAPPRGGGPRPGGGGAGGQAGKGDAASVWMGTQERRLHLRRVCSPPAAGWRASRCGHDQIRVSEHRLSRGIRRTSCVRQRSSDQRPSCIPTGRRGDRDAHATVPSRTDRRSHGRSAQCRLGERRHFRPVKNSRPVPHRVSSSPMPTRTVILTSSARASSTTNSM; from the coding sequence ATGCTTTCTCGCCGGAACGCTCTCTGGCTGACCTGCATCCTCGCCTGCACCGTCCATCTTTCGTTTGCCCATTCGTGGATCACCAGCGTCTCTCCACCCCCGTATTCCGTCGCGGCACTGCCGGATGCGAACATCAGCGTCGTCTTCACACAGGCGATCGACCCCGCATCGCTCGTCGACAGCGCCGTTGTGGTGTGGGGGCACATGTCCGGACTGCACGTACGCTCCCTCTCGTATGATCCCGGCACAATGACCCTGACCATCGATCCCACAACGGATCTGATGGCAGGTGAACGCGTGGATGTGATGCTCACTCCGTGGCTCCGGAACGCGGGAGGTGCACCGATACCCGCATTCCTCTGGACCTTCGAAACCACTGCTGCAAACGGAAGCAGCTCCTTCGACGTCCAGACCTTTGAAGGGCGGACCCCTCAGGGAGCTCACATGCTCCTGCATGATTTCACGCAGGATGGTATCGCGGACATCGAGATCGTGGACCGGCATCAGACCAACCGATGCGTGTCGTTCTACGAGTATCCGGCCATGGGCTCGTGGCAAATGCCTGCTCCACGGGTCTATTCCGACCACCTCCCCCGGTGGCTTGCCGTGGGAGATCTGGACAGGGTCCCTCCTGCGGAGTTCGTATTCGCGAAGGACGACCATGAAGAGCTGACCTCCATCATGACATGGCCCCCGTATGGCTATTGGACCGCGGACCCGATACGCGTCGGGTTCGATGCCTCGCGGGTGCAGATGGAGGATCTCACTGGCGATGGCCTGTCAGATATCATCGTGGCCTACGAGGCCCGCGACACGGTGCGGGTGTTCAAAGGCATCGGCGGCCGGAAGGTCGACTCCGCCTGCGTGGCCATGAGGGTCGCGACACCTTCACGCACGATCGTCATCGATGTGGATCTCGATGGCGATCTGGACCTTGTGATGGTGTCGCGCGGGGAAACGGTGCTGCGCATGTTCAGGAACGATGGCACCGGCGCGTTCACCGGCCCGTCAGACATTTCCGTCGGCGCTGTCACGGACGACGTGGCGGCGGCAGACATGAACCACGACGGGTGGCCCGATCTGGTGTGCGTCAGTGGGACAACGAACACACTCACGGTACTCACCAATCAGAACGGCGCATCGTTCCATGCCGGGCTTTCCTCCCGGACCGGCGGAACGGGGTCCATCGGACTCCTCGTCCATGACTGGAACATCGACGGCGTTCCCGAGGTGAGCGTCATCAACGTCTCTTCCCGCACGGTATCGGTCTTCGTGAACAACGGGAGCGGTTCCCTCACGCGCCAGGCCATCGTCAGCCTCCCTCTCACGCCGGTGGACTGGGCCGTGGTCGACTGGGACCGGGATGGCGATCTGGATATTCTCCTCCTCAACGAGCTGACCACGGAGATGACGTTGCTCAAGAACAGGTCGGGGGCGCCACGGATCGCTGTCGACCGTGATACCTGCGCGTTCGGGGGTGTGGCACCGGGCAGTACGCGGACCTTCGCGCTGAAGGTCAAGAATGTCGGCGGCACCAGCGACCTCGTGGTACAGGCCGGCGCCCCGGCCGATCCGCGGTTCACCGTGAGCCCGTCAGCGCTCCGCATCACACCGGATGACTCCGCGACGGTGAGCATATCGTTCACGCCCACAACGGTTGCGCCGTATGCGTCGTCGCTGATCCTCGCTCACAATGACTCCACACTCGACACACTGACCATCCCGCTGTCCGGCTATGGCCTGGCCGTGCGGCAAGCCCTCCCTCGTACATCCTCTGTCTGGCAGGCAGGAGCTCTCCGCTGCAGTGTCGTATTCGCGGCGCCGATGGATATCGGGTCCTTCACCAACACCACCATCGTCGCGTACGGGACACGCAGTGGCCGCCACATCCTCGCGAGCCTCATGCCGGCACCTGACGGGAGCTCGGTGGTCTTCGATCTTGTAGAAGGCTTCTTCGTGGAAGAGGTGGTCACGGTCACGCTCACGCGGGGACTCCGCCTCGCCTCCGGCGCCGCCATCGTGGAACCGTACTCCTGGAGTGTTCGCCTCCATGCGCCTGGAGGCAGCGGGATCTTCGGCAATGCACAGGTGATCAAGGAACTGACACTCCCGATGGAGATCCACTGCGGCGATCTCAACCGGGATGGGCTCGAAGACCTGAGTATCCGCGGTGGCTACGAACACTCGCTGTCCTATCTGTTCGGCCAGGGTTCGACCTGGGCCCCGGTTGGCGGCCCGGGGTCGGTCGGCGGCGCGTCGATGGGTGATCTTGCCGGAGAGGGAGGGGTTGGCTCGTTGTATGGCGATTGGACAAGCGCGACCTTCGCCTGGCGGTACCAGGACCCGTACACGGGCATGATGCTCGAGAAGTTCGCAAGTCTGGGCGCTCTTCCGGATTTCCCGTCGTCATCCATGGCATGCGATCTGGATGGGAACGGCGCACTGGATGCCTTCTTCTGCATCACGTGGGAAATGCGCCTGACAGGATTTCTCAACGATGGAGCGCTGCACTTCACCCCGATCAACACCTTCGTGGACAATGCCCCGCTACGGGCGGTCCCGGCCGACTTCAATGGCGATGGCCTCACGGATGTGGCGGTGACCACCGGGGGGACGGGTGACGTGAAATTCCTGATGAACTCCGGAGGAGGCATTCTCAAGGAGGTGTCCCGGTATCATGTCGGCCCGACCGCCATGCCGATCGTCATCGCAGACTTCAACCGTGACGGCATGATGGACGTTGCCGCCGCGCCGACGGACGGATATGTCGTTTCGGTGCTGATCAACCGGGGCGACTTCCGCTTTGACCAGTCGCTGCTCGGCGCGGCGGGAAATCCGAGGGATCTCGTCACCGCGGACCTGAACGGGGACGGCTCTTCCGATCTCGCAGCGGTGACACAGGATACGGGATCGCTGACCGTGTGGGAGAATGATGGCAGTGGTGAGTTCACGGAGACCCTGAAGTGGAAGGTAGGTGCGAAGGCATTCGGGATCCAGGCGGTCGATCATGGCCACGATGGGCGGACGGATCTTCTCGTGACCGCCGACGGCTATCTCTTCCTCTTCGAGAACATGGCGCCTGTGCCGGAGATCGCGGTAGATCAGACAATGATCTCTTTCCCGAATCTTCCGCTCGACTCCTCCGCGAGCGCGACGATCACGATCGAGAACACCGGCGGATCAGGTACCCTGCATGTCTCTGCCATGAATGCCGGCGATCCGGTGTATTCCATTGCGACCCCTGCCGGGGCCCCCCCCCGGGGGGGGGGCCCCCGCCCCGGGGGGGGGGGCGCGGGGGGGCAGGCCGGCAAAGGTGACGCCGCCTCCGTATGGATGGGCACGCAGGAGAGGAGACTCCATCTGCGTCGCGTGTGCAGCCCCCCTGCCGCAGGGTGGCGTGCCTCACGGTGCGGCCACGATCAGATCCGTGTATCGGAGCATCGACTCTCTCGCGGTATCCGCCGCACTTCATGCGTCAGGCAACGAAGCAGTGATCAGCGGCCTTCCTGCATTCCAACCGGGAGAAGAGGTGACCGTGACGCTCACGCCACGGTTCCTTCCCGGACGGATCGCCGTTCGCATGGTCGTTCCGCGCAATGTCGGCTCGGGGAACGCCGGCACTTCAGGCCGGTGAAGAACTCCCGTCCGGTGCCGCACCGGGTATCATCTTCACCGATGCCGACGCGGACGGTGATCTTGACCTCATCAGCACGAGCTTCCTCAACCACGAACTCTATGTAA
- a CDS encoding T9SS type A sorting domain-containing protein encodes MNIRQAVPGDMNGDGACDLTVGGTGANGHEGVTVLRNTGGWTFAAHSFVEVSSHPYGHALADLDGDGDLDLISANTIDGTMNTALNDGSGVVTVHQHLPVATEPTDAYAVDIDSDGDLDVVIRAYVGGVRLFRNTMITSADGGRSVVPAEFGLLPNYPNPFNPSTMITFALPAASRVRLEVYNTIGQRVEVLKDGIMDAGTHQVRWWESHAPAGIYWCRMRAETTGSAHERFERTMKMVLIH; translated from the coding sequence ATGAACATCCGTCAGGCGGTGCCGGGAGATATGAATGGCGATGGTGCTTGCGACCTCACCGTCGGGGGCACGGGTGCCAATGGCCACGAGGGCGTCACGGTTCTCCGCAATACCGGCGGGTGGACGTTTGCCGCGCACTCCTTCGTTGAAGTGTCCAGTCATCCGTATGGCCATGCACTCGCGGACCTCGATGGTGACGGTGACCTCGACCTGATCAGTGCGAACACGATCGATGGGACCATGAACACCGCACTGAATGATGGCAGCGGCGTGGTCACGGTGCACCAGCATCTCCCGGTGGCGACGGAGCCTACGGATGCCTATGCTGTGGATATCGACAGCGACGGTGATCTCGATGTCGTGATCCGTGCGTACGTTGGCGGGGTCCGGTTGTTCCGCAACACGATGATCACATCTGCAGACGGCGGTCGGTCGGTGGTTCCCGCGGAATTCGGACTGCTGCCGAATTATCCGAACCCGTTCAATCCGTCCACGATGATCACGTTCGCGCTTCCCGCGGCGAGCCGCGTTCGTCTGGAGGTCTACAATACGATCGGACAGCGTGTTGAGGTCCTGAAGGATGGGATCATGGACGCCGGCACCCATCAGGTGCGTTGGTGGGAGTCGCATGCCCCTGCAGGGATCTACTGGTGCCGGATGCGGGCGGAGACGACCGGGAGCGCGCACGAGCGGTTTGAACGGACGATGAAGATGGTGTTGATCCATTGA
- a CDS encoding carboxypeptidase-like regulatory domain-containing protein, translated as MTLTIRVLLAAAIITALLPLPVSFAKEPDKSGRLTGTVVASATRQPVPGAVITLLGTKLGASTDTAGHFSLDGIPVGTYTTRVSCVGFRPVTSTDVVISTGHPMQLAIALDEEPIELTDDVTVTGSLFTRPREIVVNRYAMSYEEIRRAPGAIGDISRVMSGMPGIVPTSDQRNDLVVRGGSPAENLTIVDNVEIPNLSHFGAQGATGGPISMLNTEFVREASFLAGGFPAMYANRLSSVLNVGLREGNRGNLSGMFDLGFSGAGLIMEGGIGARGSWMIAARRSYLDLLAGNYGLTAIPKYSNYQAKATYDIAVAHKLWFISLGGIDQIDFKYDPAETKEPSSLEVNSGGWRTISGINWQWLWGNAGYGTLGISDALEGYDQDAYDHDLNMAEVFANRSRDRQTTVKYDAVLNTGKFGQLTAGVAGKFVESKLFVSQPFGMPNAWDPADKRVDTLNINETHHLTQPSAYLQWTVTPVEALSITAGMRYDDFGTEGDAQRWSPRIGLKFDVSSTVELHAATGVYYQTAPLVFVLSIPSNRSLAPIRADHYMAGIALYPAEDLKFSVEAYVKKYKDYPVSVEHPAITLANAGDQYTIAGFLFPLTSQGTGETRGIELYLQKKLTEQFYGQISYSYSRAKYTALDGVSRVGVFDVPHLVSVTGGYRLNSAWEFSTRFTYATGRPYTPLNEAASQRYNRSVYDFTRANTVRRPDYHRLDIRMDYRAHFEGWNLVTYFEIQNVYARENLFMTVWNEKTHELMNVNQIGFFPVGGVKIEF; from the coding sequence ATGACTTTGACCATCCGCGTACTCCTTGCGGCGGCCATCATCACTGCCCTCCTCCCGCTCCCCGTCTCCTTCGCAAAGGAGCCGGACAAGAGCGGGCGACTCACCGGCACCGTCGTCGCCTCCGCAACACGACAACCGGTCCCCGGTGCCGTGATCACACTCCTCGGCACGAAACTCGGCGCAAGCACCGACACCGCGGGCCACTTCTCCCTCGACGGGATCCCCGTGGGCACGTACACCACGCGCGTCTCCTGCGTCGGCTTCCGCCCGGTAACCTCCACCGACGTCGTGATCAGCACCGGCCATCCGATGCAACTCGCCATCGCACTCGATGAGGAACCGATCGAACTCACGGACGACGTCACCGTTACCGGTTCCCTCTTCACGCGCCCGCGCGAGATCGTCGTGAACCGCTACGCGATGTCGTATGAAGAGATCCGCCGCGCCCCCGGCGCCATCGGCGATATCAGCCGCGTGATGTCGGGCATGCCCGGCATCGTGCCGACCAGCGACCAGCGCAACGACCTCGTGGTGCGCGGCGGCAGCCCGGCCGAGAACCTCACCATCGTGGACAACGTGGAGATCCCGAACCTCAGCCACTTCGGCGCGCAGGGCGCAACGGGCGGACCGATCAGCATGCTGAACACCGAGTTCGTGCGCGAAGCATCGTTCCTCGCCGGCGGCTTCCCGGCGATGTATGCCAACCGCCTCTCGTCGGTCCTCAACGTCGGACTCCGTGAAGGGAACCGCGGGAACCTCAGCGGGATGTTCGACCTCGGCTTCTCCGGCGCCGGACTCATCATGGAAGGCGGCATCGGCGCGCGCGGGTCGTGGATGATCGCGGCACGGCGCAGCTACCTCGATCTCCTCGCCGGCAACTACGGACTCACCGCGATCCCGAAATACAGCAACTACCAGGCGAAGGCCACCTACGACATCGCAGTTGCGCACAAGCTCTGGTTCATCAGCCTCGGCGGCATCGATCAGATCGACTTCAAATACGATCCCGCCGAAACGAAGGAACCATCATCGCTGGAAGTGAACAGCGGCGGCTGGCGCACGATCTCCGGCATCAACTGGCAGTGGCTCTGGGGCAACGCAGGATACGGCACACTGGGAATCTCGGATGCGCTCGAAGGCTACGACCAGGACGCCTACGACCACGACCTCAACATGGCGGAAGTGTTCGCGAACCGCTCCCGCGACCGTCAGACCACCGTGAAGTATGATGCCGTCCTCAACACAGGCAAATTCGGACAGCTCACGGCAGGCGTCGCAGGAAAGTTCGTGGAGAGCAAGCTGTTCGTCAGCCAGCCGTTCGGTATGCCGAACGCATGGGACCCGGCCGACAAGCGTGTTGATACATTGAACATCAACGAGACCCATCATCTCACCCAACCCTCGGCGTATCTGCAGTGGACCGTCACACCTGTCGAGGCACTGTCCATCACCGCAGGCATGCGGTACGACGACTTCGGTACGGAGGGGGATGCGCAGCGGTGGTCGCCCCGGATCGGACTCAAATTTGATGTCTCTTCCACGGTGGAACTCCATGCGGCCACGGGTGTCTACTACCAGACGGCGCCACTTGTCTTCGTCCTGTCCATCCCCTCCAACCGGTCGCTCGCTCCGATCCGCGCCGATCACTACATGGCCGGCATCGCACTCTATCCTGCGGAAGACCTGAAGTTCTCGGTCGAGGCGTACGTCAAGAAGTACAAGGACTACCCGGTGAGCGTCGAGCATCCGGCGATCACCCTGGCGAACGCCGGGGACCAGTACACCATCGCCGGATTCCTCTTCCCTCTTACAAGCCAGGGGACCGGCGAAACGCGCGGCATCGAACTGTACCTGCAGAAGAAGCTCACCGAGCAGTTCTACGGGCAGATCAGCTACTCATACTCCCGGGCGAAGTACACGGCGCTGGATGGCGTCAGTCGCGTCGGGGTCTTCGACGTGCCGCACCTCGTGTCCGTCACCGGCGGCTACCGGCTGAACAGCGCCTGGGAATTCTCCACGCGGTTCACCTACGCCACCGGACGGCCGTACACGCCGCTCAACGAGGCCGCGTCGCAACGGTACAACCGCAGCGTCTATGATTTTACGCGCGCCAATACCGTCCGCCGGCCCGACTACCACCGGCTGGACATCCGCATGGACTACCGTGCGCATTTCGAAGGCTGGAATCTGGTGACCTACTTCGAGATCCAGAATGTGTACGCCCGAGAGAACCTCTTCATGACCGTCTGGAATGAGAAGACGCATGAATTGATGAACGTGAACCAGATCGGATTCTTTCCGGTGGGAGGGGTGAAGATCGAATTCTAG